Proteins encoded in a region of the Zea mays cultivar B73 chromosome 2, Zm-B73-REFERENCE-NAM-5.0, whole genome shotgun sequence genome:
- the LOC109944442 gene encoding uncharacterized protein, translating into MTRWRASAVHPLHRLRRREAAGADGSGGGGGCEVCSEAVERACYACVACGVAVHPLCARMPGSARGPAHPDDGDGKQKQKQAAGCGSCGRALGAWRYRCVTCAAELHPRCLVPAVDQCRGAGEGEAGRAGSAASSCCLGLVHDLTRCLATLGTALHYRGYYNG; encoded by the exons atgACCCGATGGAGAgcg tCCGCCGTGCACCCGCTGCACAGGCTGAGGCGGCGCGAGGCCGCGGGAGCcgacggcagcggcggcggcggcgggtgcgAGGTGTGCAGCGAGGCCGTGGAGCGCGCGTGCTACGCCTGCGTCGCGTGCGGGGTCGCCGTGCACCCGCTGTGCGCGCGGATGCCCGGGTCGGCGCGGGGCCCCGCGCACCCGGACGACGGCGATGGCAAGCAAAAGCAGAAGCAGGCGGCGGGGTGCGGCTCGTGCGGCCGGGCCCTGGGCGCGTGGCGGTACCGCTGCGTGACGTGCGCCGCGGAGTTGCACCCCCGCTGCCTGGTGCCGGCGGTAGACCAGTGCCGCGGCGCCGGCgagggcgaggccgggcgcgcgGGTTCCGCGGCCAGTAGCTGCTGCTTGGGGCTGGTGCACGACCTGACGCGCTGCTTGGCCACGCTGGGCACCGCCCTCCACTACCGTGGTTACTACAATGGTTGA
- the LOC109939165 gene encoding patatin-like protein 1, with protein MESNASSNCATVPQPPPSTGKLITILSIDGGGIRGLIPATIIAHLEAKLQELDGPDARIADYFDVIAGTSTGALLTSMLATPDQNNRPLFAAKDLNTFYLENGPKIFPQKKAGFLTPVANLLGLVRGPKYDGVFLHDKIKSLTHDVRVADTVTNVIVPAFDVKYLQPIIFSTYEAKNDTLKNAHLSDICISTSAAPTYFPAHFFKMEATDGRSREFHLVDGGVAANNPTMVAMSMLTKEVLRRNPDFNAGRPTEYTNYLIISVGTGSAKQAEKYTAPQCAKWGLFQWLYNGGFTPIIDIFSHASSDMVDIHAAVLFQALHCEKNYLRIQDDTLIGNTSSVDIATKENMESLIGIGQDLLKKPVARVNIDTGVYEPCSGEGTNAEALAHFAKKLSDERKLRKRNLDSY; from the exons ATGGAGAGCAACGCCTCGTCCAACTGCGCCACCGTGCCGCAGCCGCCGCCGTCGACAGGGAAGCTGATCACGATTCTGAGCATCGATGGTGGCGGCATCCGCGGCCTCATCCCAGCCACCATCATCGCGCACCTCGAGGCCAAGCTGCAGGAGCTGGACGGCCCAGATGCTCGGATCGCCGACTACTTCGACGTGATCGCCGGGACGAGCACCGGCGCCCTTCTCACGTCGATGCTGGCGACGCCGGACCAGAACAACCGGCCGCTGTTCGCCGCAAAGGACCTCAACACGTTCTACCTCGAGAACGGGCCCAAGATCTTCCCTCAGAAAAA GGCCGGGTTCCTGACGCCGGTGGCGAACCTGCTGGGCCTGGTGAGGGGTCCCAAGTACGACGGCGTGTTCCTGCACGACAAGATCAAGAGCCTGACGCACGACGTGAGGGTGGCGGACACGGTGACCAACGTCATCGTGCCGGCGTTCGATGTCAAGTACCTGCAGCCCATCATCTTCTCCACGTACGAGGCCAAGAACGACACCCTCAAGAACGCGCACCTCTCCGACATCTGCATCAGCACGTCGGCGGCGCCCACCTACTTCCCGGCACACTTCTTCAAGATGGAGGCCACCGACGGCAGGTCCCGCGAGTTCCACCTCGTCGACGGCGGCGTCGCGGCCAACAACCCCACCATGGTCGCCATGTCCATGCTCACCAAGGAGGTGCTCCGCCGGAACCCGGACTTCAACGCCGGCAGGCCCACCGAGTACACCAACTACCTCATCATCTCCGTGGGGACCGGCTCGGCCAAGCAGGCGGAGAAGTACACCGCGCCGCAGTGCGCGAAATGGGGCCTCTTTCAGTGGCTATACAACGGCGGCTTCACCCCGATCATCGACATCTTCTCCCACGCCAGCTCCGACATGGTCGACATCCATGCTGCCGTGCTCTTCCAGGCCCTCCACTGTGAGAAGAACTACCTTCGCATTCAG GATGATACTCTGATTGGGAACACATCATCAGTGGACATCGCGACCAAGGAGAACATGGAGTCTCTGATCGGGATCGGCCAGGACCTGCTCAAGAAGCCAGTGGCCAGAGTGAACATCGACACAGGTGTGTACGAGCCCTGCTCCGGCGAGGGGACGAATGCAGAGGCGCTAGCTCACTTCGCCAAGAAGCTCTCTGACGAGCGCAAGCTACGCAAGCGCAATCTCGACTCCTACTAG